A genomic stretch from Helianthus annuus cultivar XRQ/B chromosome 1, HanXRQr2.0-SUNRISE, whole genome shotgun sequence includes:
- the LOC110878574 gene encoding fructokinase-2 has product MAATNGVTDKKLIVSFGEMLIDFVPTVSGVSLAEAPGFLKAPGGAPANVAIAVSRLGGDAAFVGKLGDDEFGHMLAGILKENGVSGEGICFDKGARTALAFVTLKSDGDREFMFYRNPSADMLLTPEELNLEIIRSAKVFHYGSISLIVEPCRSAHLKAMEVAKEAGALLSYDPNLRLPLWPSAEEAREQIMSIWEKAEVIKVSDNELEFLTGSDKIDDESAMSLWHPNLKLLLVTLGDKGCNYYTKHFHGTVGAFPVKAVDTTGAGDSFVGALLTKIVDDQSVLEDEARLKEILRYSCACGAITTTKKGAIPALPTVPELDAFLKAHP; this is encoded by the exons ATGGCGGCCACCAATGGAGTCACCGACAAAAAACTGATCGTCAGCTTCGGCGAGATGCTAATCGACTTCGTCCCCACCGTCTCCGGCGTCTCACTAGCAGAAGCACCGGGATTCCTGAAAGCACCAGGCGGCGCTCCGGCGAACGTCGCGATCGCCGTCTCACGGCTAGGCGGCGACGCGGCGTTCGTCGGAAAGTTAGGCGACGATGAGTTCGGTCACATGCTCGCCGGGATCTTGAAGGAGAACGGTGTCTCCGGTGAGGGAATTTGCTTTGATAAAGGTGCGAGAACTGCGTTGGCGTTTGTTACGTTGAAATCGGACGGTGATCGTGAGTTTATGTTTTACCGGAACCCTAGCGCCGATATGTTGTTGACGCCGGAGGAGCTGAACCTTGAGATTATTAGATCT GCAAAAGTTTTCCATTACGGATCAATAAGTTTGATCGTGGAGCCATGCAGATCAGCACATCTCAAAGCAATGGAAGTTGCAAAGGAAGCAGGGGCGCTTCTGTCATATGACCCAAATCTCCGGCTGCCATTGTGGCCATCAGCCGAGGAGGCACGCGAGCAAATCATGAGCATATGGGAAAAGGCTGAGGTAATCAAAGTGAGTGATAACGAGCTTGAATTTCTCACCGGAAGTGACAAGATTGATGATGAGTCAGCAATGTCTTTGTGGCACCCTAATCTGAAGCTTCTGTTGGTTACTCTTGGTGACAAAGGTTGCAATTACTACACCAAG CATTTTCATGGTACTGTGGGTGCATTCCCAGTGAAAGCAGTGGACACAACAGGTGCCGGTGACTCTTTTGTTGGCGCTCTCCTGACAAAGATCGTTGATGACCAATCCGTGCTCGAG GATGAAGCAAGGTTGAAAGAAATACTGAGATACTCGTGTGCCTGTGGAGCGATCACTACCACCAAAAAGGGTGCGATCCCTGCCCTTCCTACTGTGCCAGAGCTCGACGCCTTTTTGAAGGCTCATCCTTAG
- the LOC110931629 gene encoding uncharacterized protein LOC110931629: MGIMFHAWKLMGGGGLFDFPSTRGNVERPLPIDEDDEDDEVVPETQNLGDDDEEYEYNVDEDAGNEEDEAREKKGKTVSEKWTKEQEEALAKAWVHCSTNKKKGNQQSRESFWGKILEYFNKTIGGSNQTVHQVRSKWNPMHAKINFFNGLYQQADRTRASGCQDLDVMKVALKEFKERFPSGFQHIEAWEVVRKHEKWAQVPLMGEEGEGSAHKRKPVDVDFSIPDINEDPSPQRAQRRDKRQATSSEGSSAELAAQFKVYTAMKEAKQAVELEAIELRKKRESEARELISVQIETMKNYNYDRDMKTFLKPHDDVPPSMLPIILARKREIANKYGWPCDF; this comes from the exons ATGGGAATTATGTTTCACGCGTGGAAATTGATGGGTGGCGGTGGTTTGTTCGATT ttccttctacacgaggaaatgtcgaacgtcctctacctattGACGAGGACGACGAGGACGAtgaggtagtgcccgaaactcaaaatttgggcgacgacGACGAGGAATATGAATATAATGTGGACGAAGACGCGGGCAACGAAGAAGACGAGGCTCGAGAAAAAAAAGGGAAAACGGTGAGCGAAAAATGGACAAAAgaacaagaagaggcgttggcgaaggcgtgggtacattgtTCTACCAACAAAAAAAAGGGCAATCAACAAAGTCGCGAAAGTTTTTGGGGTAAAATTTTAGAGTACTTTAACAAAACTATCGGTGGAAGTAACCAGACCGttcatcaagtacggtctaaatggaacccgatgcatgcgaaaataaactttttcaacggcctataccaacaagcg gatcgcacacgagcAAGTGGATGTCAAGATCTCGACGTGATGAAAGTcgcgttaaaagaatttaaagaaaGATTTCCAAGCGGTTTTCAACACATCGAggcgtgggaggtcgttcgaaaacacgagaaatgggcccaagtcccattgaTGGGCGAGGAAGGTGAAGGTTCGGCACATAAAAGAAAGCCGGTTGACGTAGACTTTTCAATACCGGATATTAACGAAGATCCCTCGCCACAAAGAgcacaacggcgagacaagcgtcaagctacatcgtccgagggaagctcggccgagttggcggcacaattcaaagtgtacaccgccatgaaagaagcgaagcaagcggtagaattggaggcgatcgaattgaggaaaaaaagagagtcggaggctcgcgagctcatatcggTACAAATcgagacgatgaaaaactacaattacgatcgagatatgaaaacctTCCTTAAGCCGCACGACGATGTTCCGCCAAGTATGTTGCCGATCATCCTAGCCCGAAAGCGAgaaatcgctaacaagtacgggtggccatgcgatttctag
- the LOC110878559 gene encoding uncharacterized CRM domain-containing protein At3g25440, chloroplastic produces the protein MASRSVSGLTRRCVASFFKPAFTSSQRQIIRQEPTFGSPISSNSRWALRNLTIFRHYGSPTSHLSSVRCVISEGKPKFDIFEVDPPKKYKWQTKKRLKLKRKKEKQKRKSANKNDPRRLTIKGSKRKGKFANAEERIKYKLEKARLKESLLIERLKRYEVSKLQGPMVKPVDMTGEERFYMKKMAQKGSNYVPVGRRGVFGGVILNMHMHWKKHETVKVICKPCKPGQVQDYANEIARLSGGIPIQIIGDDTIVFYRGKDYVQPEVMSPIDTLSKKKALEKSKYEQSLESVRHFIAISEKELELYQRHVALYGNHADHEPKTVINGASEGAVEPKKVVEIDRSNNKLSENEDDYDDDYDSDDDYVMALSDMNCTDESSTESDSCNEET, from the exons ATGGCAAGTCGTTCAGTTAGCGGCTTAACAAGACGATGCGTTGCTTCATTTTTTAAACCCGCTTTCACCTCCTCTCAAAG GCAAATTATACGTCAAGAACCCACTTTTGGTTCACCCATTTCGTCGAACAGCAGGTGGGCATTAAGAAACTTGACCATTTTTAGGCACTACGGGTCACCGACATCACATTTATCATCTGTGCGATGCGTGATATCAGAAGGCAAACCCAAATTCGATATATTTGAAGTTGATCCGCCGAAGAAATACAAGTGGCAGACAAAGAAACGGCTGAAGCTGAAGAGGAAGAAAGaaaagcaaaaaagaaaatcGGCTAACAAAAATGACCCCCGTCGTCTCACCATCAAAGGATCTAAACGCAAAGGCAAGTTCGCTAATGCTGAAGAACGAATCAAATATAAGCTCGAAAAG GCAAGACTTAAGGAATCTTTACTTATTGAAAGGCTCAAACGGTACGAAGTTTCTAAACTTCAGGGACCAATGGTGAAACCGGTTGACATGACAGGTGAAGAACGATTCTACATGAAAAAGATGGCTCAAAAAGGGTCGAATTATGTACCGGTTGGAAGAAGAGGTGTATTTGGAGGTGTTATTCTTAATATGCACATGCATTGGAAAAAACATGAGACGGTAAAGGTCATTTGCAAGCCTTGTAAACCCGGTCAAGTTCAAGATTATGCTAATGAAATTGCAAGGTTAAGTGGCGGAATCCCGATACAAATAATCGGAGACGACACCATTGTTTTTTATCGCGGAAAGGATTATGTGCAGCCTGAGGTCATGAGTCCAATTGACACCTTGTCAAAGAAAAAG GCGCTAGAAAAGTCAAAATACGAACAATCACTCGAATCTGTAAGGCATTTCATCGCTATATCTGAGAAGGAACTAGAACTCTATCAAAGGCACGTTGCACTTTATGGTAACCATGCTGATCATGAACCTAAAACTGTCATTAATGGTGCAAGTGAAGGCGCAGTAGAACCAAAAAAAGTCGTAGAAATTGACAGATCCAACAACAAACTATCAGAAAATGAAGATGATTACGATGATGACTATGACAGTGACGATGATTACGTTATGGCCTTAAGTGATATGAACTGCACAGATGAGTCTAGCACTGAATCAGATTCTTGTAATGAAGAAACTTAA